In Corylus avellana chromosome ca8, CavTom2PMs-1.0, the genomic stretch ttTTATTTGGTACGTGGCACAAACTAACTGTTCCGAATTGTTTAAAGTGTCACCTATTACGTGCAATAATTATTAAACAAGAATAAAATTACTTGcgacaaatttattattatttcttatagGAATAAGCTTTGAATACTGTTGGAGAGAAAATATCTCCTCGTAAGCCTCACTCATTTTGATGCTTATTTACAATATTAATCTCTGGTCAATCATTGTGCGACACATGTACACATTACTTCTGCACCAAAAGATAAAAGGAGATAGGAGAGAAGGAGACGGGGGTTCTTCTCGTTCCTCTACAAAAGATCTCTATGAAAAAGACCgagagctctctctctctcttacaccTCTCTCTTGCTTTGATGACCCTCTCTCCTTTTCACTTATTGTATACATCCATTAACACCCACTTATTCATGTGTATTAGAGGcaaatttttattatgttttttattcacaaatgaAAATGTTAACTTAAGTATTGGACAGTTTTCAGCTTCAACCGAAAAttctctaattttgtttttgttttgaataaatGTTATTGCTGTACAAGAGATTCTTCACTACTTAGCCACCAATAAAACCATTGAGTAGCAAATTCTTGATCAGAAAAACACTCCAACAAATACTAACTGAAGAAGAATAAGAGATAAGATGACCTAAAAAGATGGGAAGGGAACTAGTCgttttgtttgcttttgttttttttttatttgtttgctgCTTAACGTCACGTCCTTTTAAAATAAGTATCtgaaaaaatgtaatttacgTAAACTTCATTTAAATTACAGGCATTTCCAACGTCACTCTCACACAAATGGCCGGCCTTGAATGGTCGGCCTTGAATGGTTTGCCACATGTATGGCCAGAATTGCGTGTCCCATCACGATCTTGACTCGAGAGTCATGAGTCATGAGTTGTTGGCTTGTTGCCATCTGTATCTCCAACTCGGTTTACTTGTTTTATGCACCAAATCTTCGTGCGAGTCAACTCGACAAAATTAAGgagaaaaactcagaaaagagcTGGTGGggctttcgtttttttttagtaattgttttattttcgtACTATTTTTACGTCATCTTATCTTTAATTGCTGATTAACAttgaacattattattattttattattattattattattttttttttcatttatcacTGTTTTGTGCGCTCCTCAATAGATCGGACTTATTTATGGTTATTTCTGTTGAAaaatagtctcacattgcatATAGACAAGATCTTaagcatgtttataaagaatttaCAACTTCTCTTAATGAActagttttatgagatgaattagGCTCACGAATTTTTTTCGTAATATCAAAACCTACAACAGGACAAATGAGAGCTCATACTACTTATCCcgtgacaagaaaaaaaaaaataacaacatgcACGTAAGGGAGGGTATTGAGAAATAGTTTTACATTGCCTATGAACAAGATTTtgagcatgtttataaagaatacGCAATCCTCTTTTAATGAACTGGTTTGATGAGATAAGTTGggttcacaaattttttttcaattttaaagttATGAATGAAACCATTACTTACCGTTCAGTTATAATTATGTCTTtatactacattttttatttgaaatttattgtTTGGATATCCAAACCTATTTGGTTGTTTGATTCATTTGTAATCCCGTTTTACCTTAATCGAATAAAAAAGATAAGAGCTCTGTTGcctcaattatatatatatttttttgacatgtccgcataaaaagaaaagagaagaattcaaactaataacctCTACTTTATTAAGTGTAATTCCAACTTATTAAACTAGCTATTGAAGATCGTTGCCTCAATTATATTGTTCAAGCTCAAtcagcaaataaagaaaaatctcaAAGATGGTAAGGTGCTTGTTAaattgtcaattatttaattaacgcTCTATTAACTTATCACTCACGATATTTACTCCGATTACCACGTTAAATCACTGACAAGGACAGAGGCCTTGAAGGTGACAGCCACGTGGGATAATGTCATTGTCCTTCCGTCGAAAATATCTGACCCCCGCCCATCTTCGGAGTTCGATCCCTATCACTCTATTGAGGGTCCCTTTCACTTTAGAACCAACCTCCACCAACTCCAAGAGTCATATGGACACGCGGCAATTCAACCTCACACAGTCACActataaaatcttaatttatttatgtacAATAacagctttttctttttaatatactGTATATATCCTAAACTATATAGTTATTTGATATAAAAACAGATTTATAAATAAACCTATTTATATTTGCAACATTAATAATTTagtaaatagtttttttttaaaaaaaataataaaacaaatagttttcacaaaacaaaaacataaaaaaccaTTCCAAAcacaaaatcttttattttaaaataatgttactCATTTATCATAATATTTTCAATTCTCAGAGCCCATAATGTTAGCAAAAGGAAGTGTGGACACGAGGATGAGTGAGTGTGTATGGGTAAGGAGTTGAATTATTAGAGatatttgttgtttgtgatgAGTGGCAGCTGGTGAAGGGTTGTCTCACAAACACATGGACGATATATATGGACGGgaatgtttggtaaaaaaaaagggcaagcACGGGGGTTCAGTGTAATTAGAGCCACTGAAAAAGAGACATCAAACAGAACACGTCTCAAGTTTCCAGAAGTAGAATAAAACCAAgggaagaaaaattatatgcaaCTTCGATGAACACCAAAACGATTAGAAGACAAATTACACATGCGGCCttgttcttatttcttattataACTGATACGGCACTTCtacccccacaaaaaaaaatgtcagaGATTAAAATCAAGTCATccgctataattttttttttttttttttttggacaaaattcaTTTTGGGTCGTGCATCTTCAATAGCTCGGGTtacaaaccaaaatcacaagTCTAAACTTAAGACCCAAAGTGACGTTGTAGATGGCCCATGGGCTAGAACCTTTCTAGCCCAGAACCATTACCCAGAACCCGAGCCCACCTCTCTTACTACAAGCAAAGGCTGAGTCACCTACACCTCATCTTCACCCGTTTCACTCCAAACACAGAAATGGCGATAAGCCTGACGAACACGTTCCTCCAAGGAAAGCCTTGTCCACCCCTTCCCATCACCAACAAGGCAAATTCTCCAATCACCCATCCACACCCCTCTAAAACTTATActaataacaatattaatttatttaattaatttatttttttcaggtGAGAGCGGTTGAGAACTACCGGCCTGTGGTGACGTGCAGGAAGAAGGATATACACCCGCAGTTCCACGAGGACGCAAAGGTGTACTGCAATGGAGAGCTGGTGATGACCACGGGCGGGACCCAGAAGGACTACTCGGTGGACGTGTGGTCCGGCAACCATCCCTTCTACCTCGGCAACCGCTCGGCGCTCCTCATCGACGCCGACCAGGTCGAGAAGTTCCGCAAGAGGTATGGAGACATCGCGCAGATCATGGACATCCCCGTGCTCAAGGGGGAGATTGTGCTTCCTTCAAAGCGCAAAGCCATTTCGGTCAAAGGGGGCAAGAAGAAGTAGACGGAGGAAAAATTGGTGTGGAATTTGGGGGTTTCGGACTATTTTTAAGCGTTTCCTGACATTGGGAAAATTGGGTTTGTTGGTATGTATTGTCCTATAACGAAATGCATATTATCTGTTTGTGGAAACGTCTGTTATGAATATGAAGCATAAAATTCGATATGTTGTTCATAGTTGATCCAAATATAAATTAACAGAAGCTCACAATGCCTATGCATGGCACCTCTTTCATTTCCTGCAGTGGCAGTTACAATTGCCAGAGATTCCACAAAATCCTGACCACATTTTTCTGTGCCTGTAggagatttttcttttcaccaTTCATATCTCTGATTCCCAGTATACATGCCATGTTTCATTGAGagcaacttttattataattctttaCAAATTCACCCGTTTACTACATAGCTACTAAAGTATAGATTATCATATAATATTTACAAATCGATATAATAGTTTATGTGACACTTAGTACActaatcaccaaaatataaactttattttcaaaaaatgtgaaTCGTTAGTCGTATTTATGAAGGGATTAcaataaaaactattttaccCCGAgcaatttatcttttttgttctaTAGCCATAGTCTATTCACATCCTCCTGGCAGATACATTTTTCACTCTCATCATGAACAGATGGATCACTCACTTCAAATTTTATAAGCGTGATCtaaaatcttctttatttttcatggAGCGTCACATGATTTGTGGCAATAACATTTTATTACAGTTATTGTTTTGCCAATGGTCTGTTTATTAGGTTAACAGGAGAtgaaacattttgaaaaaattcgTGGGTCcaattcatctcataaaaccggttcaataagagataGTTGTCCAatccttataaacatgctcaaGATCTTGTCTACAGTCAATGTGGAATTATTTCTCAACACTTTTGACAAGGTGGGGTTTTTGATGATGTTGGACCAGGACTTCCATGGTGGTTGTATCAACATCTCATTTGTTTAATTGGAAGCCTGGTTTGTGTGAAGGATATGC encodes the following:
- the LOC132190188 gene encoding large ribosomal subunit protein bL31c encodes the protein MAISLTNTFLQGKPCPPLPITNKVRAVENYRPVVTCRKKDIHPQFHEDAKVYCNGELVMTTGGTQKDYSVDVWSGNHPFYLGNRSALLIDADQVEKFRKRYGDIAQIMDIPVLKGEIVLPSKRKAISVKGGKKK